A genomic region of Pyrus communis chromosome 14, drPyrComm1.1, whole genome shotgun sequence contains the following coding sequences:
- the LOC137714346 gene encoding uncharacterized mitochondrial protein AtMg00810-like: protein MVVSLYVDDLIFTGNDLELLNGFKLSIMEEFEMTDLGKLHHFLGIEVSQSKKGIFISQESYAKEVLKKFGMENANPVVTPCIAGLKLSKDGEGRLIDFTKFRSLVGNLMYLTATRPDIMYAVSLVSRFMEKPHLNHWEAAKRILRYIKGTVDYGIFYEANVPVKLIGYIDSDLAGSIDDCKSISSYVFSLGSGVISWSSRKQPIIALSTMEAEYIAASFAGCHAVWLLGILESLMHKQKGPTTLLCDNSSTISVSKDPVLHRRTKHIRIRFHFLRELVSEGIIQLKYCKTDEQMANVFTKPLGGLVFKRDVARLGIKSKFGLREAMLEG from the coding sequence ATGGTTGTAAGTCTTTATGTGGATGACCTTATCTTTACTGGAAATGATTTGGAGTTATTGAATGGTTTTAAGCTCTCTATTATGGAAGAATTTGAGATGACAGATTTGGGCAAGCTACATCACTTTCTTGGTATTGAAGTTTCTCAATCTAAGAAAGGCATTTTCATTTCTCAAGAGAGTTATGCAAAAGAAGTTTTGAAGAAATTTGGAATGGAGAATGCAAACCCAGTAGTGACACCATGCATTGCAGGCCTAAAGCTAAGTAAAGATGGTGAAGGAAGACTTATTGATTTCACCAAGTTTCGCAGTTTGGTGGGTAATTTGATGTACTTAACGGCCACAAGACCAGACATCATGTATGCAGTAAGTCTAGTGAGCAGGTTTATGGAAAAGCCACATTTAAATCATTGGGAAGCTGCAAAAAGAATTTTGCGATACATCAAAGGAACCGTTGATTATGGCATTTTTTATGAAGCAAATGTTCCAGTGAAACTTATTGGCTATATTGACAGTGATTTAGCTGGAAGTATTGATGATTGCAAAAGCATTTCAAGTTATGTCTTTAGTCTGGGAAGTGGCGTGATTTCATGGAGTTCGAGGAAGCAACCGATTATTGCCCTCTCTACAATGGAAGCGGAGTATATAGCTGCCTCTTTTGCAGGATGTCATGCAGTTTGGCTACTTGGCATTTTGGAGAGTCTGATGCATAAACAAAAGGGTCCAACCACTTTGTTATGTGACAATAGTTCAACAATTTCAGTCTCAAAAGATCCTGTTCTACATAGGAGAACAAAGCACATCCGCATCCGCTTTCATTTCCTAAGAGAGCTTGTTAGTGAGGGAATTATACAGCTAAAGTATTGCAAAACAGATGAACAAATGGCAAACGTGTTCACAAAACCACTTGGTGGACTAGTGTTCAAGCGAGATGTTGCAAGACTAGGAATCAAAAGCAAATTTGGTTTAAGGGAGGCAATGTTGGAAGGTTAA